In Setaria italica strain Yugu1 chromosome IX, Setaria_italica_v2.0, whole genome shotgun sequence, the genomic stretch CCCATTGGTTAAAGCCTCCAAATCCTAAGAAGCCATTCAGAGATGAGGCCTTGACGGGTGACAGATCAAATTCAGCTAAGAGTTCGGATGAGGACAGGCCTATTATTGGAATGGTTGCAGCACACTGGAAAGATAAAGAGCCAGAAAATTTTACTCCTAAATGGTTTGATGGAAATGGCATCCCCAATTCGACAAATAAGTACAAAGAAGTAAAGTCTGCCTCTATTTTTCTTGCTTTCTACTAACTCTGAAATAAAAATGGACTTACCTCAAATAATGTATTGCATGGGAAGGATCAAAAGGTGAGTTGGCATGCAACGCCATTTGAAGAGAGGCTTGAGAAGGCTTTATCTGAAGAGAAGTTGCTCTCTGAAAGGTTTTTGGATTTACTTTGAACTTTTTAATTTACAAAATTTTCTTTGAACTTTGCATTACATTTCACTATCATCAAATCACATGTAGCTCTGCCATAAGTTTTGTTGAACCGTTAATTTTGCAGTCTTACTTATTTTTTCCCATTTCAATGCTCCAACAGGAACTGCTCGAGTGGAAAGACATCTCAGTTTTTGGGAGTGGAAGGCGAGGAGAGTGATACTGCTGAATCTAACCGTCTATATGCTGCTGCTTATGCATGAAAATTCTGTGCTCCACGAGTTACAGAAGCTTTCAGTATAATGTTTCCTGCTGTCATGCTCCTTAATGATGGCATTTGCACAGCCCTGTGTCCTTCAGTAGGTAGCATCCAGATGTGATGTTTCAGTTGATTGCTTTGTGCTTAACTCAGTGGTTTAAGATAAAATCAACATTGATATAGTTGCTGCTGTGGTTCACAAGTATTTTTGGTAGCTTCTATTGTTCTGTTTTGCTTCATTGCTTGCGGTGGTATCTATTTTTCCTTGCTTCCTGCCTGATTGGCAAGCGTCACCTGACAATCCTAGTTGATAAAGTTGTTAACCCATATACAAGAAACAAGTGCCTGTGTCTGGTTTACCttgaaaaattataaataatcTCTGACTAACTCTTTAACCTGAGTGAAATTATTATCTCTTGATTGTAGCCTTCTTTGCAAACTTGAAATTTACCTCTTCGTCCTTGTGGCTAATGATTCTATAGTTTTTTAATGAAACAGTAGGGAAGGTCCCTACTGGCTTTAATTATAAATATATGATTTTGTAGTTTTGGTTTGGACTTTCTGGTCTAACAGACTAACACCTCTACCTCGGTCATTTTATTATCTTTGCATTTTGAACATTGAACAAAGACTATGTGGTTTCCTTGGTCAGAGAAGCCGCAAAATTGGGTTGTCTGTTTTCTTGATCATCCAGACACAGTGATAAGAACACATCGATACTATAATCCCAATGGTTAATTACCACGGGAAAAATGCTTCTTTTTGTGAATGTTTCCCGCATGCCATATTAGTGTTACTGTCTGTTGAATTTAAAGACGGCTGCTTTGTCATCTAGGAAGTCACTTTAACCTCTAGAATGGTGTTTACACTCTTTTCTGACAACTTCTCGTACCAAGACGTTTTCgtattcagattagatggattaAAATAGTAAAATTGTACCCCCTGCCATGCTTCAATGGTTCAGAAACATTGAATTGCATCATCAACTTGGGAGTAATTGATTTGTTCCCTTCTCGGGGGTTCTGCGAGGGTCAAAGTTGGGGGTCAGCACAAGAAATGTTGAAAATGATTCCTGGTTTGTTTATGCGATTGAAACCACATATGATATATTTGTCCTCTAATGACAAATTTGTATCTGATCAAAATGTCTAAACTGCGCACGCAAGCACGCACGGTCGAGTGCCGAGGCATCACGTGCGCAGCTTTGAGTGACTTGCGGGCATGAAATCAATCCGACAAAATGGTAATCTAGGGTGTCTACTTAACATCACTTATCTCTGAAAGTGACAAGGATTATAACAAAATGATACATGTAGGTTACTTTATGGGCAAAGTGGTTGAGTTGTAGCCTTTCAATTTGTAGCCCAAAATCGTAGCCAAGTTACAAACTGTCATCTAGGTTGCTTTGCTGAGTGAGTAACAGATGTTTACCATGCATCAATCTGAGCTGAACAGGAGGTTTCACAAATGGATGATGGTTCAAAATAGGCTGTCAAAAATCATGATTCCTGGCTCAAACATATGTTTATTTTGTTACTCATATCTACCATACCTAGCCAGTGCGCACATAAATCTTACATTGGTCACAACACATAATGTATCTATCAGATCATTAAAAAAACATAGGTGTGGTTGGGAGCAGATCGCAGGCAAAATCTAACTGACTAGCGGCCTCTGTGGAGTGGGCCCTGCATGTCAGTCTTACACACTGGGTTCCTGGTCGGCGAACACCACTGTATCTAGTCTCTACTTTggagtctgaactctgaagacgAAGCTAGGTTCCTGATCAAGCATATCTACAGTCGTAAAATACTGTTGGATCATTGACCTCCATGAACCTTGCAATCTCGTCCCAGTACCCGTCTTTGCAGAAATCGTTCGCGGCGAGGCTCTGATCGTTCTGATGGAACGCGATGGTCATCGCCGGCGAGTTCAGCTGCGGCTTCTGCTCTACTGCTGCTGGCGCAGGTATGGAGTTGAACCATTGTCCCTGAAACTGCTGGTTGTGCACGCCGCTCTCCCtgaagaagccgccgccgccgttgagcATGTTGATCTGATTGCTGAAGTGAAGCTGCCGGGGCGCGCTCGGAGCGGAGGCCGGCAGGCAGTTCATGTACTCGTCTCCGCCGTCGGATTCGAAGCCGCTCCCCGTGTTCGAGCTCGAGTCGGTCGGTGGCAGGGCGTTGCTGGCGGCCGCCGGCTGCCTCCAcacctgctgcggctgctgcctCCTGTAGGTGATGTTTCTCTTGAAGATCCTGCAGATGGTCCACACCTCCTGCATTTTCAGACACACGAGGAACATGTCATTGAATGCATGGAAATGCAGTGTGAATTGGTGGAAACAGAGTGTAGATGAGCATGGAGCTTACAGCTTCTTGCATGCTCGGGGAGGCattggcggcggtggcagccggcgggaggcggaaCTCGTGCATCATCCAGTCGGTCTTGGTGCCCTTGCCGGCGCTGCCGCGGTAGTACACGAGGGACTTCTTGAGGCCGATGGACTCGCCGGAGTTGGCGGCGGAGTAGATGGGGCGGTCGATGCCGGTCGCCTTCCAGAACCCGGAGCCGGTGACCCTATTGGGCCTGATGCTGTTTCGGTACTTCCTCCCTCTCAGGCAGAAGAAGTACCATTCCTTCTCTCCACCAGCCGTGCTCGCCTCTGAATATTGTATATCAGTTAGCAATTTCGATTCAATTTCTTcgtttttgggaaaaaaattcaATTCAATTTCGTACATATGCAT encodes the following:
- the LOC101786033 gene encoding transcription factor JUNGBRUNNEN 1; amino-acid sequence: MVAKEFGREVMSMDKVKTDGEALIAAGDEEEDDVVLPGFRFHPTDEELVTFYLRRKVARKPLSIEIIKEMDIYKHDPWDLPKASTAGGEKEWYFFCLRGRKYRNSIRPNRVTGSGFWKATGIDRPIYSAANSGESIGLKKSLVYYRGSAGKGTKTDWMMHEFRLPPAATAANASPSMQEAEVWTICRIFKRNITYRRQQPQQVWRQPAAASNALPPTDSSSNTGSGFESDGGDEYMNCLPASAPSAPRQLHFSNQINMLNGGGGFFRESGVHNQQFQGQWFNSIPAPAAVEQKPQLNSPAMTIAFHQNDQSLAANDFCKDGYWDEIARFMEVNDPTVFYDCRYA